A window from Primulina eburnea isolate SZY01 chromosome 2, ASM2296580v1, whole genome shotgun sequence encodes these proteins:
- the LOC140824202 gene encoding uncharacterized protein produces MARLLEKVQQAPKLQTYVFQKFCKLNLKEFGGTTDPFVAEGWIRSLELQFDYLQMKDEDRARYAIYMLRDDASLRWEGAAHAVDVATLTWARFREMFFGKYFPADVRGCVKREFLSLRQGDVSVADFICNFDRGRYFVPMIVGDVVQKLRHFLHGLIPTLRRDVMVMRLVGYDEAIACDFVGK; encoded by the coding sequence ATGGCTAGGCTACTGGAGAAGGTACAGCAGGCTCCTAAGCTTCAGACATATGTTTTTCAAAAGTTCTGTAAGCTCAACTTGAAGGAGTTCGGGGGTACCACCGATCCATTCGTTGCAGAGGGATGGATTAGGTCTCTGGAGTTACAGTTTGATTATCTGCAGATGAAGGATGAAGATCGGGCCAGGTACGCCATTTATATGCTGAGGGATGATGCGTCCCTACGATGGGAGGGAGCTGCACATGCAGTGGATGTGGCTACTCTCACGTGGGCTAGATTCAGAGAGATGTTCTTCGGGAAGTATTTCCCAGCTGATGTTAGGGGCTGCGTGAAGAGGGAGTTCCTGAGCCTCCGACAGGGGGACGTATCTGTGGCGGATTTTATCTGCAATTTTGACAGAGGCCGCTATTTTGTACCCATGATAGTAGGTGATGTCGTccagaagctgaggcatttcctTCATGGACTGATACCCACTCTTCGCCGGGACGTCATGGTGATGAGGCTGGTAGGTTACGATGAGGCCATTGCCTGCGATTTTGTTGGAAAataa